In Triticum urartu cultivar G1812 chromosome 6, Tu2.1, whole genome shotgun sequence, the following proteins share a genomic window:
- the LOC125517355 gene encoding uncharacterized protein LOC125517355, which yields MEAKKRAATIAAICMLLIMSVPSQQRVSAMSFCDCYRQCYPGCRQSVPWWLCNVNCAGNCDVGDREDTLAACIMVCSTDSAPTYAQGVADCIAECNKRWGQ from the exons ATGGAGGcaaagaagagggcggccaccaTTGCCGCCATCTGCATGCTCCTCATCATGTCAGTGCCATCCCAGCAGCGGGTGTCCGCCATGTCCTTCTGCGACTGTTACCGGCAGTGCTACCCCGGGTGCAGGcagagcgtcccttggtggctctgCAACGTCAACTGTGCTGGCAACTGCGACGTCGGCGACCGGGAGGACACCCTTGCCGCGTGCATCATGGTCTGCAGCACGGACTCTGCACCAACAT ATGCACAAGGTGTTGCGGATTGTATAGCTGAGTGCAACAAGAGGTGGGGGCAATAA